Proteins from a genomic interval of Pseudomonas asplenii:
- a CDS encoding alpha/beta fold hydrolase yields MTPEIAVLDIQGQYRVYTEFYRADAAQKTIILVNGSMATTASFAQTVKSLHPQYNVVCYDQPYAGKSRAHNHHEQMLTREIEGQILLELIDHFAAEHVMSFSWGGAATLSALAQRPRRIEKAVISSFSPVINEPMRDYLERGVDYLGACDRARVGHLVNNTIGKHLPSLFKRFNYRHVSSLAEHEYKQMNFHIREVLGDDRHKCLKTTHRIDIPVLFMNGEWDEYTAPEDARQFGKHVRNSHFSTIRGTGHFLDMEHKSACRDTRHVLLDFLKPSHQESRARYYQHVQEHHAHAM; encoded by the coding sequence ATGACACCAGAAATCGCTGTGTTGGATATACAGGGTCAATATCGGGTTTACACGGAGTTCTATCGCGCAGATGCCGCGCAAAAGACCATCATACTGGTCAATGGCTCGATGGCGACGACGGCGTCATTTGCCCAAACGGTGAAAAGCCTGCACCCGCAATACAACGTGGTGTGCTACGACCAGCCTTACGCGGGCAAGTCCCGGGCACACAACCATCACGAGCAGATGCTGACCCGCGAAATCGAAGGGCAGATCCTGTTGGAACTGATCGACCACTTCGCTGCCGAGCATGTGATGTCGTTTTCCTGGGGTGGCGCGGCGACCCTGAGTGCCCTGGCCCAACGGCCACGGCGTATCGAGAAGGCGGTGATCAGTTCATTCTCGCCGGTGATCAACGAACCGATGCGCGACTATCTGGAGCGCGGCGTCGACTATCTGGGCGCCTGCGACCGGGCGCGGGTCGGCCATCTGGTCAACAACACTATCGGCAAGCACCTGCCGTCGCTGTTCAAGCGTTTCAACTACCGGCATGTCAGCAGCCTGGCCGAGCATGAGTACAAGCAGATGAACTTCCATATCCGCGAAGTGCTCGGCGACGATCGCCACAAGTGCCTGAAGACCACCCACAGGATCGACATCCCGGTCCTGTTCATGAACGGCGAGTGGGACGAGTACACCGCCCCCGAGGACGCCCGGCAGTTCGGCAAACATGTGCGCAACAGCCACTTCAGCACCATACGCGGCACCGGCCACTTCCTCGACATGGAGCACAAGTCCGCCTGCCGTGATACTCGTCATGTCCTGCTCGACTTCCTCAAACCCAGTCACCAGGAAAGCCGGGCGCGTTATTACCAACACGTCCAGGAGCACCATGCGCACGCCATGTGA
- the emhR gene encoding efflux system transcriptional repressor EmhR: protein MARRTKEEAQETRKQILEAAEKAFYERGVARTTLADIATLAGVTRGAIYWHFSNKADLVQAMLDSLREPLDDMAKASEDQDEPDPLGCMRRLLIHLFQQIALDPKVRRINEILFHKCEFTDEMCDLRRQRRAVSLDCNAHIELALRNAVNRGQLPEDLDTARAAITLHAWVDGILYKWLLVPDSFDLNKDAERWVDTGLDMLRLSPSLRN, encoded by the coding sequence ATGGCCCGTCGTACCAAAGAAGAAGCTCAGGAAACCCGCAAGCAGATACTCGAGGCCGCCGAAAAGGCGTTCTACGAGCGTGGCGTGGCGCGTACCACCCTGGCCGATATCGCGACCCTGGCGGGGGTCACCCGCGGTGCTATCTATTGGCATTTCAGTAACAAGGCCGACCTGGTACAGGCCATGCTCGATTCGTTGCGCGAACCCCTGGACGACATGGCCAAGGCCAGCGAGGACCAGGACGAGCCCGATCCGTTGGGATGCATGCGGCGGTTGTTGATTCATTTGTTTCAGCAGATAGCCCTTGACCCGAAAGTCCGGCGCATCAATGAAATTTTGTTTCATAAGTGCGAGTTCACCGATGAAATGTGTGACCTTCGCCGTCAGCGCCGTGCTGTCAGCCTGGACTGCAACGCGCACATCGAACTGGCGTTGCGCAATGCGGTCAATCGCGGACAGCTTCCCGAGGACCTGGACACGGCCCGTGCGGCCATCACTCTCCATGCCTGGGTCGATGGCATCCTCTATAAATGGCTATTGGTGCCGGACAGCTTCGACCTGAATAAAGATGCCGAGCGTTGGGTCGATACAGGCCTGGACATGCTGCGCTTGAGTCCCAGCCTACGCAATTGA
- a CDS encoding phospholipase D-like domain-containing protein yields MAGAVFPWRSDNAFELLIDGPEFFPRMLVAIARAESRVELELYLVEAGECADAMVQALVQAAERGVRVRCLFDDYGSLAFTLGLRRRLIEAGVELRFYNRLRWRRGMRNLYRDHRKLLLVDSSLAVVGGTGVTDEFWTPSDNRFAWHEVMVLIQGPLVLDWQLLFDRQWLANEQRAAWRPTAHFGLPRLPKLPAAGQGLGRVAYADARQHRDILQSLVRALNSGKQRIWLATPYFLPTWKVRRSLRRAAQRGVDVRLLLTGPRTDHPSVRYAGHRYYPRLLRAGVQIFEYQPCFLHLKMVLVDDWVSIGSCNFDHWNLRFNLEANLEALDPSLTAAVAASFTADFDLSQSVSLADWKKRPLWRRVKQRIWGWIDRLVANALDRRS; encoded by the coding sequence ATGGCCGGCGCGGTCTTTCCCTGGCGTAGCGACAACGCTTTCGAGCTGCTGATCGATGGCCCGGAATTTTTCCCGCGCATGCTGGTGGCGATCGCCCGGGCCGAGTCCCGGGTCGAGTTGGAACTCTATCTGGTCGAGGCCGGCGAGTGCGCCGATGCCATGGTTCAGGCGCTGGTTCAGGCTGCCGAGCGTGGGGTCCGGGTGCGTTGCCTGTTCGATGACTATGGCAGTCTCGCCTTCACCCTGGGGCTACGTCGACGGTTGATCGAGGCGGGTGTCGAGCTGCGTTTCTACAACCGCCTGCGCTGGCGGCGCGGGATGCGCAACCTGTATCGCGATCACCGCAAACTTCTGCTGGTCGACAGCAGCCTTGCGGTGGTTGGCGGCACTGGCGTCACCGATGAGTTCTGGACGCCCAGTGACAACCGCTTCGCCTGGCATGAGGTGATGGTGTTGATTCAGGGGCCGCTGGTTCTCGACTGGCAGTTGCTGTTTGACCGTCAATGGCTGGCCAACGAACAGCGTGCCGCCTGGAGACCCACCGCCCATTTCGGGCTGCCGCGTCTGCCGAAGTTACCGGCGGCCGGGCAGGGATTGGGCCGGGTGGCCTATGCCGATGCCCGCCAGCATCGCGACATCCTGCAGTCGCTGGTGCGTGCGCTGAACAGCGGCAAGCAGCGGATCTGGTTGGCGACCCCGTATTTCCTGCCGACCTGGAAGGTCCGCCGCTCGCTGCGCCGGGCTGCGCAGCGCGGGGTCGATGTGCGACTGCTGCTGACCGGGCCGCGTACCGATCATCCGTCGGTGCGGTATGCCGGTCACCGCTACTATCCCCGCCTGCTCCGGGCCGGGGTGCAGATCTTCGAATACCAGCCGTGCTTTCTGCACTTGAAGATGGTGCTGGTCGACGATTGGGTCAGCATCGGTTCGTGCAATTTCGACCACTGGAACCTGCGCTTCAACCTGGAGGCCAATCTCGAGGCACTGGATCCCTCCCTGACCGCAGCGGTCGCGGCCAGTTTTACGGCTGACTTCGACCTCAGCCAGTCGGTCAGCCTCGCCGACTGGAAGAAGCGGCCGCTGTGGCGTCGAGTCAAGCAACGGATCTGGGGTTGGATCGATCGCCTGGTGGCCAACGCACTGGATCGGCGCAGCTGA
- a CDS encoding 2OG-Fe(II) oxygenase: MDAPQIAALIVERLNELSVDIQSQWNNPQGTQTRHFIIDGLLSDEMAQQIYDAFPKNADGFFDRQSFREKKKTLGNLAEHPEILSSITFAIQHPSVVGRIAELVGIEGILPDPTLYAGGLSMMFKDDFLNPHIDNSHDAARALYRRLNLLYYVAPDWALENGGNFELWDPQVKVQKTLVSKFNRLVVMETNKYSWHSVSKVQVEGPRCCVSNYYFSKESPDDDDQDYFHVTSFNGRPDEPGRRALGVVDNTLRNTVSKLLRFGRGKDQAGKPKP, translated from the coding sequence ATGGACGCCCCTCAAATTGCAGCTCTCATTGTTGAACGCTTGAACGAGCTGAGCGTCGACATCCAAAGCCAATGGAACAACCCGCAAGGCACCCAGACACGTCATTTCATCATCGACGGATTGCTCTCCGACGAGATGGCTCAACAGATTTACGATGCCTTTCCGAAAAATGCCGATGGTTTCTTTGACAGACAATCATTCCGCGAAAAGAAGAAAACCCTGGGCAATCTGGCCGAGCACCCCGAAATACTCAGTTCGATCACCTTCGCGATTCAGCATCCGTCAGTCGTAGGCAGAATTGCCGAACTGGTAGGCATCGAAGGTATCCTGCCAGACCCGACTCTTTATGCCGGGGGTCTGTCGATGATGTTCAAGGATGACTTCCTCAATCCCCATATCGACAACAGCCATGATGCCGCCAGGGCCCTGTACCGTCGGTTGAACCTGCTCTACTACGTGGCACCGGACTGGGCTCTCGAAAATGGCGGCAACTTTGAGTTATGGGACCCCCAGGTCAAGGTACAGAAGACCCTGGTTTCGAAGTTCAACCGTCTGGTCGTGATGGAAACGAACAAGTATTCCTGGCACTCGGTAAGTAAGGTACAAGTAGAGGGACCACGTTGCTGCGTCTCCAACTACTACTTCTCCAAGGAATCACCTGACGACGATGACCAGGACTATTTCCATGTAACGTCATTCAATGGCCGTCCGGATGAACCCGGACGTCGTGCACTGGGCGTCGTCGACAACACCCTGCGCAACACCGTCTCCAAATTGCTGCGTTTCGGCCGAGGGAAGGATCAGGCGGGTAAACCCAAGCCTTGA
- a CDS encoding serine hydrolase domain-containing protein: protein MPKGSTFLAFALLLVTSITHAESWPGTDWSQGPQVAGPTVADLQAYAFPTRDDEIRKGVRTDALLVIHQGQIVYERYAGPTRIDTPHLTWSISKSIMATVLGVAYGEGLFQLNDPVAKFYPSFQSHPQVSLEHLLNWSSGIDWQEDYEYAPLNSSVVAMLYTLGHADMAGYTAKQGEYEAPGRAFRYSSGDSNVLAAALRGIVGPQRYPDYPWTALFDPLGIQGAIWERDGSGTFVASSYAYLTARDLARIGLLMERNGRWQDRQLLPKAWVDFNRQAFAGYKPGQDEAVAGGQWWLNRSIDGAAKPWPDAPDDTFAALGHWGQALYVIPSAGLVIVRYGDDRDGSYRHNELLKRVLAAFGPKVLP from the coding sequence ATGCCCAAGGGTTCGACCTTTCTCGCGTTTGCGCTGCTGCTTGTCACCTCCATCACCCACGCCGAGAGCTGGCCTGGCACCGACTGGTCGCAAGGGCCACAGGTTGCCGGTCCCACCGTCGCGGACTTGCAGGCCTATGCCTTCCCGACGCGCGATGACGAAATTCGCAAAGGCGTGCGTACCGATGCGCTGCTGGTGATCCACCAGGGGCAGATCGTTTACGAGCGTTATGCCGGGCCGACCCGTATCGATACGCCGCACCTGACCTGGTCGATCAGCAAGAGCATCATGGCCACGGTCCTGGGCGTTGCCTATGGCGAAGGCCTGTTCCAGTTGAATGATCCGGTGGCGAAGTTCTATCCCTCCTTCCAGTCCCACCCCCAGGTCAGCCTGGAGCATCTGTTGAACTGGTCGTCAGGCATCGACTGGCAGGAAGACTATGAATATGCCCCGCTCAATTCCTCGGTGGTGGCGATGCTGTATACCCTCGGTCATGCCGACATGGCCGGCTATACCGCCAAGCAGGGCGAGTACGAGGCGCCCGGTCGGGCCTTCCGTTATTCCAGTGGCGACAGCAATGTGCTGGCAGCGGCCCTGCGCGGTATCGTCGGGCCCCAGCGTTATCCGGATTATCCGTGGACGGCATTGTTCGATCCGCTGGGTATCCAGGGTGCGATCTGGGAGCGCGACGGCAGCGGCACCTTCGTCGCGTCGTCCTATGCCTACCTGACCGCTCGCGACCTGGCCCGGATCGGCCTGTTGATGGAGCGCAATGGTCGCTGGCAGGACCGGCAGCTGCTGCCCAAGGCCTGGGTCGATTTCAACCGACAGGCCTTTGCCGGTTATAAACCGGGTCAGGATGAGGCAGTGGCCGGCGGCCAGTGGTGGCTCAACCGCTCGATCGACGGCGCAGCCAAGCCCTGGCCGGATGCACCGGACGATACCTTCGCCGCTCTCGGCCACTGGGGGCAGGCGCTGTATGTCATCCCCAGCGCCGGCCTGGTGATCGTGCGCTACGGCGATGATCGCGATGGCAGCTATCGTCATAATGAACTGCTCAAGCGGGTCCTGGCGGCCTTCGGGCCGAAGGTGTTGCCATGA
- a CDS encoding ArsR/SmtB family transcription factor translates to MTLDLDEIIKALAHPVRRDILHWLKDPKNQFPEQLHNHEYGICAGQIDQRCGLSQSTVSAHLATLQRAGLISSQKAGQWHFFKRNEETIQAFLRIMSQEL, encoded by the coding sequence ATGACCCTTGACCTCGACGAAATAATAAAAGCGCTGGCACACCCAGTACGCCGAGACATTCTCCATTGGCTGAAAGATCCGAAAAACCAGTTTCCCGAACAGCTGCACAACCATGAATACGGCATCTGCGCCGGACAGATCGACCAACGCTGCGGCCTGTCGCAGTCGACCGTGTCGGCACATCTGGCGACGTTGCAACGGGCCGGCCTGATCAGCAGCCAGAAGGCGGGACAGTGGCACTTCTTCAAACGCAACGAAGAAACCATCCAGGCATTCCTGCGCATCATGAGCCAGGAACTCTAA
- a CDS encoding acyl carrier protein phosphodiesterase yields MNYLAHLHLGGRHPEQLLGSLYGDFVKGRVEGQFTPSIEAAIQLHRRIDVFTDSHSLVDQALSRFELTRRRYAGIVLDVFFDHCLARDWSLYAEGSLENFTAGVYRVLASEPRLPGRLAQIAPYMAADDWLGSYRQFEVLGQVLRGISRRLSRPEEMVHAMGELEALYEPLSEDFRLFYPRLQAFSQAQL; encoded by the coding sequence ATGAACTATCTCGCGCATCTTCACCTGGGTGGTCGGCACCCGGAACAACTGCTCGGCAGCCTCTATGGCGATTTCGTCAAGGGCCGCGTGGAAGGGCAGTTCACGCCTTCGATCGAGGCAGCCATTCAGTTGCATCGCCGGATCGACGTGTTTACCGACAGCCATTCTCTGGTCGACCAGGCATTGTCGCGTTTCGAACTGACCCGGCGGCGATATGCCGGGATCGTTCTGGATGTGTTCTTCGACCATTGTCTGGCACGTGACTGGTCCCTTTACGCCGAGGGCTCGCTGGAGAATTTTACCGCCGGGGTCTACCGCGTGCTGGCGAGCGAACCGCGCTTGCCGGGGCGCCTGGCGCAGATTGCGCCATATATGGCGGCCGATGACTGGCTCGGTTCCTATCGGCAATTCGAGGTGCTGGGGCAGGTATTGCGGGGGATTTCCCGGCGCTTGTCGCGTCCGGAGGAAATGGTCCACGCGATGGGCGAACTGGAGGCATTGTACGAGCCGTTGAGCGAGGACTTCCGGTTGTTCTATCCCCGGCTGCAAGCGTTTTCGCAGGCGCAGTTGTAG
- the olsB gene encoding L-ornithine N(alpha)-acyltransferase — MTQIARISDTGSERRLQAERLLGTAALQEAQALRFNVFSGEFNAKLKGAELGLDMDDYDVHCSHIGVRDLNSGRLVATTRLLDHKAANTLGRFYSEEEFSLHGLGHLQGPILEIGRTCVDPAYRNGGTIAVLWGELAEVLNEGGYSYLMGCASIPMQDGGIQAQAIMQRLRERYLSTEHLRAEPKKPLPTLDIPGNVIAEMPPLLKAYMRLGAKICGEPCWDEDFQVADVFILLKRDELCPRYARHFKAAV, encoded by the coding sequence ATGACTCAGATCGCCCGCATCAGCGACACCGGCAGTGAACGCCGCCTGCAAGCCGAACGCCTCTTGGGCACCGCGGCCTTGCAAGAAGCCCAAGCCTTGCGCTTCAACGTTTTCAGCGGCGAGTTCAATGCCAAGCTGAAAGGCGCCGAGCTTGGCCTGGACATGGATGATTATGATGTGCACTGCAGCCACATCGGCGTGCGCGACCTGAACAGCGGCCGGCTGGTGGCAACCACCCGCCTGCTCGACCACAAGGCCGCCAACACCCTGGGGCGGTTCTACAGTGAAGAAGAATTCAGCCTGCATGGCCTCGGCCACCTGCAAGGCCCGATCCTGGAAATCGGCCGCACCTGCGTCGACCCGGCCTACCGCAACGGTGGCACCATCGCCGTGCTCTGGGGTGAACTGGCCGAAGTGCTCAACGAGGGCGGCTACAGCTATCTGATGGGTTGCGCGAGCATCCCGATGCAGGATGGCGGCATCCAGGCCCAGGCGATCATGCAACGCCTGCGCGAACGCTACCTGAGCACCGAGCACCTGCGCGCCGAACCGAAGAAGCCGCTGCCGACCCTGGACATCCCCGGCAACGTCATCGCCGAAATGCCACCTTTGCTCAAGGCCTACATGCGCCTGGGCGCCAAGATCTGCGGCGAACCGTGCTGGGACGAAGACTTCCAGGTCGCCGACGTGTTCATCCTGCTCAAGCGCGACGAGTTGTGCCCGCGTTATGCCCGGCACTTCAAGGCGGCCGTGTAA
- a CDS encoding YceI family protein: MHRSRLLLALLGVLALPAHANWYLDNESSRLSFVSTKNADISEVHRFLTLHGKVDRQGVAILDVELESVSTGIPLRDERLRRELFEIKQYPEAQVSAQINIQPINDLAPGAQLELRLPLVVRLHGQEHHYNAELLATRLDDRRFQVVTLEPLVVHAEDFGLLPGLAELRKLAGLSAISLSVPVGAVLIFTAR; encoded by the coding sequence ATGCACCGGTCCCGCCTTCTTCTGGCACTTCTCGGGGTACTGGCCCTGCCGGCCCACGCCAACTGGTACCTGGACAACGAGTCCTCGCGCCTGTCGTTTGTCAGCACCAAAAATGCCGATATTTCCGAAGTCCATCGTTTCCTGACCCTGCATGGCAAGGTCGATCGCCAGGGGGTGGCCATCCTCGATGTCGAACTGGAGTCGGTCAGCACCGGCATTCCCCTGCGCGATGAGCGCCTGCGGCGTGAGCTGTTCGAGATCAAGCAGTATCCCGAGGCGCAGGTCAGCGCGCAGATCAACATTCAGCCGATCAACGATCTGGCGCCCGGCGCTCAACTGGAGCTACGCCTGCCGCTGGTGGTGCGCCTGCATGGTCAGGAGCACCATTACAACGCCGAACTGCTGGCGACCCGCCTCGACGACCGGCGTTTCCAGGTGGTGACCCTGGAGCCGCTGGTGGTCCACGCCGAGGATTTCGGCCTGTTGCCGGGCCTGGCAGAGTTGCGCAAGCTCGCCGGCCTGTCGGCGATCAGTCTGTCGGTGCCGGTGGGTGCGGTGCTGATTTTCACGGCGCGCTGA
- a CDS encoding lysophospholipid acyltransferase family protein, giving the protein MRRLRIYARIARVLLVVTLGLSMASVFGVFERLGVANSMARRQSWSRFFMARLSNALPFRVTVRGNLPTQSMLWVSNHVSWTDIALLGALTPLSFLSKAEVRTWPVAGWLAAKAGSLFIRRGSGDSQLVRKQMTRHLEQAHPLLMFPEGTTTDGRSLRTFHGRLLSAAIDADVSLQPVAIRYSRDGQPDLLAPFIGDDDLLSHLMRLFSNDQGDVEIQLLQPIPCNGQERAALAFQAQQAVQMALFGEAAEAKRPAPQPAATSEAQAA; this is encoded by the coding sequence ATGCGCCGGCTGCGGATATACGCTCGGATCGCCCGGGTACTGCTGGTGGTGACGCTCGGTTTGAGCATGGCCAGCGTGTTCGGTGTCTTCGAACGCCTGGGGGTCGCCAACTCGATGGCGCGTCGGCAGAGCTGGTCGCGGTTTTTCATGGCCCGCCTGAGCAACGCGCTGCCCTTTCGCGTGACCGTACGCGGCAACCTGCCGACACAGTCGATGCTGTGGGTCAGCAACCACGTGTCGTGGACCGATATCGCCCTGCTCGGCGCCCTGACGCCACTGTCTTTCCTGTCCAAGGCCGAGGTCCGTACCTGGCCGGTGGCCGGCTGGCTGGCGGCGAAAGCCGGCAGCCTGTTCATTCGCCGGGGCTCGGGTGACAGCCAGTTGGTGCGCAAGCAGATGACCCGTCATCTGGAGCAGGCACATCCCTTGCTGATGTTCCCCGAAGGCACCACCACCGATGGCCGCTCCTTGCGCACGTTCCACGGACGTCTGCTGTCGGCGGCCATCGATGCGGACGTCTCGCTGCAGCCGGTGGCGATTCGTTACAGCCGTGACGGACAACCGGACCTGCTGGCCCCCTTCATCGGTGATGATGACCTGCTGTCGCACCTGATGCGTCTGTTCTCCAATGACCAGGGTGATGTGGAAATCCAGCTGTTGCAGCCGATTCCGTGCAACGGCCAGGAACGCGCTGCCCTGGCCTTCCAGGCCCAGCAGGCGGTGCAGATGGCGTTGTTCGGTGAAGCCGCCGAAGCGAAGCGCCCGGCACCGCAGCCGGCAGCCACCAGCGAGGCGCAAGCCGCCTGA
- a CDS encoding DMT family transporter, which produces MNVPNLLHKSAEQPMRGIALICLAVLLFASHDAMSKYLSGFYPIVMVVWARYVVHTLLMLVVFVPRSGLSAVVRTKRPGLQLLRALCLIGTSLLFTTGLRYIPLAEATSVNFLAPLLVTALSVPLLGERVSRSQWAAVITGFIGVLIVIRPGGALFTPAILLPLCSALFFGFYQLLTRMLSGIDSPTTSNFLTGIFNSLIMSALLPFFWSTPSLVHGLFMVGLGACGMLGHLLLTQAFRHAPPAMLAPFSYGQILFAGMYGYLVFDHMPDLFAVVGISVVCLSGLAVVWGQRRRG; this is translated from the coding sequence ATGAATGTACCCAACCTGCTACACAAGAGCGCCGAGCAGCCCATGCGGGGCATCGCTCTGATCTGTTTGGCGGTGTTGCTGTTCGCCAGCCATGATGCGATGTCCAAATACCTGTCGGGTTTTTATCCGATCGTGATGGTGGTCTGGGCCCGTTACGTGGTCCACACCTTGCTGATGCTGGTGGTTTTCGTACCTCGCAGTGGTTTATCGGCGGTGGTGCGCACCAAGCGGCCCGGGCTGCAGTTGCTGCGTGCGCTGTGCCTGATCGGTACCAGCCTGCTTTTCACTACCGGTTTGCGTTATATCCCCTTGGCGGAAGCTACTTCGGTCAACTTCCTCGCGCCGTTGCTGGTGACGGCGCTGTCGGTGCCGCTGCTGGGCGAGCGGGTCAGCCGCAGCCAGTGGGCGGCGGTCATCACCGGTTTTATCGGTGTACTGATCGTCATCCGGCCGGGAGGGGCGCTGTTTACTCCGGCAATCCTGCTGCCGCTCTGTTCCGCATTGTTTTTCGGTTTCTATCAGTTGCTGACCCGCATGCTCAGCGGCATCGACAGCCCGACCACCAGCAACTTCCTCACCGGCATTTTCAATAGCCTGATCATGAGTGCGCTGCTGCCGTTCTTCTGGAGCACGCCCAGCCTGGTCCATGGTCTGTTCATGGTCGGCCTGGGCGCCTGCGGGATGCTCGGCCACCTGCTCCTGACCCAGGCGTTCCGGCATGCTCCACCGGCGATGCTGGCGCCGTTCAGCTATGGGCAGATCCTCTTCGCCGGTATGTATGGCTACCTGGTCTTCGACCATATGCCGGACCTGTTCGCCGTGGTCGGCATCTCTGTAGTCTGCCTGAGTGGGCTGGCCGTGGTCTGGGGGCAGCGTCGGCGCGGTTGA
- a CDS encoding pseudouridine synthase, whose translation MRLDRFLSNLPRFNRQQVRLLLVQRRIRVDDQATADPHHEVREFSRVEVDDEVVQAGRPARYFMLHKPQGCVSATRDPQHRTVLDLLQEPNVDELHIAGRLDFNTTGLMLLTNDGQWSRRLTQPLTKLPKVYYVETEQEIGPHYAETFAKGLYFAFEDLTTQPAELQLLGPRKARLSIVEGRYHQVKRMFGHFDNKVVRLHRERMGTLVLDDALAPGQYRALTTEEIQQI comes from the coding sequence ATGCGCCTTGACCGCTTCCTCAGCAACCTGCCCCGCTTCAATCGCCAGCAAGTGCGCCTGCTGCTGGTGCAACGACGGATCAGGGTCGATGACCAGGCCACCGCCGATCCACACCACGAGGTGCGCGAATTCAGTCGGGTCGAGGTGGACGACGAGGTTGTGCAAGCTGGCCGGCCGGCCCGCTACTTCATGCTGCACAAACCCCAGGGCTGTGTCAGCGCGACCCGCGATCCGCAGCACCGCACCGTGCTCGATCTGCTCCAGGAGCCGAATGTCGACGAATTGCATATCGCCGGGCGCCTGGACTTCAACACCACCGGCCTGATGCTGCTGACCAACGATGGCCAGTGGTCCAGGCGACTGACCCAGCCCCTGACCAAACTGCCCAAGGTCTACTACGTGGAAACCGAGCAGGAGATCGGCCCGCACTACGCCGAGACGTTCGCCAAGGGCCTGTACTTCGCCTTCGAAGACCTCACCACCCAGCCCGCCGAACTGCAATTGCTCGGGCCGCGCAAGGCCCGGCTGAGCATCGTCGAAGGTCGTTATCACCAGGTCAAACGCATGTTCGGCCATTTCGACAACAAGGTCGTGCGCCTGCACCGCGAACGCATGGGCACGCTGGTGCTCGACGACGCCCTCGCACCTGGGCAATACCGTGCGCTGACGACCGAAGAAATCCAGCAGATCTGA
- a CDS encoding alkene reductase: MATIFDPIKLGDLELPNRIVMAPLTRCRADEGRVPNALMAEYYVQRASAGLILSEATSVTPMGVGYPDTPGIWSNDQVRGWANVTKAVHGAGGRIFLQLWHVGRISHPSYLNGELPVAPSAIQPKGHVSLVRPQADYPTPRALESAEIADIVDAYRVGAENAKAAGFDGVEVHAANGYLLDQFLQSSTNQRTDNYGGSLENRARLLLEVTDAVVEIWGAGRVGVHLAPRADSHDMGDANLAETFTYVARELGKRGIAFICSREKEADDSLGPQLKAAFGGTYIANERFTKDSANAWLADGKADAVAFGIPFIANPDLPARLKADAELNAPHPETFYGKGPVGYIDYPTL, encoded by the coding sequence ATGGCAACTATTTTCGATCCGATCAAACTGGGCGACCTCGAACTGCCGAACCGCATCGTCATGGCCCCACTGACCCGCTGCCGGGCCGATGAGGGTCGTGTACCCAACGCGCTGATGGCCGAGTACTACGTACAACGCGCTTCCGCCGGACTGATCCTCAGCGAAGCGACCTCGGTCACCCCGATGGGCGTCGGCTACCCCGACACTCCCGGCATCTGGTCCAACGACCAGGTTCGCGGCTGGGCCAACGTGACCAAGGCCGTGCACGGCGCCGGTGGGCGGATCTTCCTGCAACTGTGGCACGTCGGCCGCATCTCCCATCCTTCGTACCTGAACGGTGAACTGCCGGTCGCCCCCAGCGCGATCCAGCCCAAGGGGCATGTGAGCCTGGTCCGTCCGCAAGCGGACTACCCAACCCCGCGCGCACTGGAAAGCGCTGAAATCGCCGACATCGTCGACGCCTACCGGGTCGGTGCGGAAAACGCCAAGGCCGCCGGCTTCGACGGTGTGGAAGTCCATGCCGCCAACGGCTACCTGCTCGACCAGTTCCTGCAGAGCAGCACCAACCAGCGCACCGACAACTACGGCGGCTCCCTGGAAAACCGTGCCCGCCTGTTGTTGGAAGTGACCGACGCCGTGGTGGAAATCTGGGGCGCCGGCCGCGTTGGCGTCCATCTGGCACCCCGCGCCGACTCCCACGACATGGGCGACGCCAACCTGGCGGAAACCTTCACCTACGTCGCCCGTGAACTGGGCAAACGGGGTATCGCCTTCATCTGTTCGCGCGAAAAGGAAGCCGACGACAGCCTCGGCCCGCAACTGAAGGCAGCGTTCGGCGGCACCTACATCGCCAATGAACGTTTCACCAAGGACAGTGCCAATGCCTGGTTGGCCGACGGCAAGGCCGATGCAGTGGCCTTCGGCATCCCGTTCATCGCCAACCCGGACCTGCCAGCCCGCCTGAAGGCCGATGCCGAACTGAACGCGCCGCACCCTGAAACCTTCTATGGCAAGGGCCCGGTCGGCTACATCGATTACCCGACGCTGTAA